A region of the Verrucomicrobiota bacterium genome:
TCAAGCGAGTTGCAAGAATGTGAATAAGAACCTAAATCCAGTAAAATCAATGTAAGGAGTGCCGAATATTGGCTTTCCATGTTTTTCCAAGATCGCTAGCTATCTAGCTAAATCATCCTATCACATGAGCTTAAGAATACTAATTACTGGCGGAGCTGGCTTTTTGGGCAGTCACCTGAGTGATCGCCTCCTCAAGGAAGGCCACGAAGTTATCTGCATGGACAACCTGTTTACCGGGAGAAAGGTGAATATTGCCCATCTTCTTCAAAATCCAAATTTTGAATTCATTCGGCACGATGTGGTGGATCCTTTCAAGTTTGAGGTTGATCAGATCTACAATCTGGCCTGTCCAGCTTCGCCACCGCATTATCAGTATAATGCGATCAAGACCATTAAGACCTCGATTATGGGCACCATTAATTGCCTCGGTCTGGCAAAACGCCTGAATGCGCGTGTTTTCCAGGCCTCCACTTCGGAAGTCTATGGTGACCCTGAAGTGCATCCGCAAACAGAGGATTATTGGGGCCATGTTAACCCAATAGGCATCCGTTCCTGCTATGACGAGGGCAAGCGCTGCGCCGAAACGCTTTGTTTTGATTACCACCGGCAAAACGGGGTGGATATTCGCATTGTCCGGATTTTCAACACCTATGGTCCGCGTATGCACCCCAATGACGGTAGAGTAGTTTCCAACTTTATCGTTCAGGCTTTGAAAGGTGAGGATATCACCATCTATGGGGACGGAAAGCAGACACGGTCTTTCTGCTATGTGAGCGATCTGATTGAAGGGTTCCTACGTCTTATGAATCAGGATGAAACAACCGGTCCGGTCAATATTGGTAACCCCGGTGAATTCACCATGCTCGAGCTGGCTGAAAACATCATCGAGCTGACAGGTACTTCTTCAAAAATCGTTCATAAAGATCTCCCTTCAGATGATCCCAA
Encoded here:
- a CDS encoding SDR family oxidoreductase — translated: MSLRILITGGAGFLGSHLSDRLLKEGHEVICMDNLFTGRKVNIAHLLQNPNFEFIRHDVVDPFKFEVDQIYNLACPASPPHYQYNAIKTIKTSIMGTINCLGLAKRLNARVFQASTSEVYGDPEVHPQTEDYWGHVNPIGIRSCYDEGKRCAETLCFDYHRQNGVDIRIVRIFNTYGPRMHPNDGRVVSNFIVQALKGEDITIYGDGKQTRSFCYVSDLIEGFLRLMNQDETTGPVNIGNPGEFTMLELAENIIELTGTSSKIVHKDLPSDDPKQRQPDITLAKKYLNNWEPQVPLREGLTKTIKHFSEALGINSKIGF